GGATCATTGGCAAACGAATTACATACGTATATATCGGGCAGGCCATCGTTATTGATATCAATTACAGATGCACCCTTTCCCCATCGGCCCTTGCCATCCACCCCTGCCATTGCAGTAACATCGTCAAACCTGAAGTTCCCCTTGTTGATATATAACTTATTGGGCACCATATTGCCAACAAAGTAAATATCCTGTAATCCATCGTTATTAAAATCGCCTATACCCACGCCTCCGCCATTATACACAGTAGCGTTATCAATGGGGTTAATGGAGTCGTTTTCGGTGATCAGGTTATTAAAAACAATGCCCGAGCCGGAAGATGGCACTTGCACAAATAGTGTATGCTTTTTACAAGACCAAAGTGATACAGCAATGGTAAAACCTATGAGGAGCCTCTTCATAAAATGTAATTTAAATATAAGAAAAAAGCAGGCGGCTTTTAGGCCGCCCGCTTTCAAATTAACTGTAAAATAAATTAATAGCCTGGGTTTTGATGACCGTTAACTAATGGGTTATTATCCAGTTCGGCTTGAGGTATAGGTAATAATTCGTCTCTGTTGGCATGGAAATTAGCAATCGGCTCGGTAGTGAAATATCCCTTTTTACGCCATCTTAAAATGTCGATGTTGCGTACTTCTTCATCGCCCAGCTCTACCATTTTTTCGTGCATTAGGGCTTTAATCACGTCGCTTTTTGTAGTAACCGGAAATTGAGCCGTTGGATAAGGAGGCATAGCAACGTCCTGTCTTGCGCGCACCATATTAAGATAGGTTACAGCTCCGGGGATATCACCCAGCTCAATATTGCATTCGGCAAGATTAAGCAGAATTTCCGAATAACGTATAATACGCTGATTGTTTCCGGCGGGGTGAAAGCCGGCCGTAGCAGAACTTTCCTGGTAGATAATCATAAATTTACGCCAGCTGATTTTTTTGGTAACGCCGTTAACCACTGAAGAATTACCGTTTTGATCTCCATCAGTTAATACGCTTTGGCCATTGTTATAAGTATCGCCGCTCTGGTAAACGCTGTATGAAAAACGCGGGTCTGTTTTGGCTGCGCCTGTTGCTGTGTTTTCAAATTCATTCAAATATTTGTTTGAAGGAATGAGATTTCTCCAGGCAACAGGGCAGTATTCCTGGTTTCTGACTGTAGATTGTGGTTCAGTCGCGCTTTCGCCACCCCAGTTGTAGTTATTATCGCCTTTGTCTACAAATACAACTTCGAAAATTGACTCTGAATTAAACTCGGTCGCTAACTCAAAATTATCCAGGTAACGTGCGGTTAAAGAATATCCATCTGCTCCTGAAGTTGGAATTTTAAGAAACGCTGCTTTGGCTCCGGCATAATCGCCTTGTTGCATCAATACCCTGCCCAGCATGGCATTGGCAGCGGAAGCGGTGGCCCGCCCCTTATCGGTAGCCGATTTTCCGGGCAATACTGCGGCAGCATCTTTCAAATCCTGAACAATTTGCGCATAAACCTCACTAACAGATGCACGTGGCTTATAATCGTTTGGACTTTTTGGCACTGTAGTTACCAACGGAACACCTCCCCACATACTAACCAGGTCAAAATAAGCCCAGGCGCGAAGAAACTTTGCCTCGCCAACCGATTCATTCTTATCTGCAACATTGTCAGTAACATTGGGCGCATTGTCGGTTACCACGTTGGCGCGGAATATTACTGTGTACCAGCCATTCCAAACCGAGTTCATAACCGAGTTGGTAGGGTCATCGGTATTTTCATACAGTTGCCGGCGCGGAATTTCCAGTTGGCCGCCGCCAGGGAACACTTCATCGCTCCTGGTATCATGCAAATAATACCACTCGCGCGATACGAGGTTGTTTTGATGCATAACAGCGTAGATGGCGTTAACACCCGCCTTTAGTTGCGCTGCAGTTTTATAATAGTTACCTGTAGTAAGATTATTGGGGTCGGATGTATTTAGCGCTGTTTTTTTACAGGACAATACAATCACCGTTATCGTTAGTAAGATAATGGTTGACAATAAATAAATTTTTCTATGTTTCATAATATATCAATTTAATGATTGTTAAAATGTTGCCTGTAAGCCTGCCTGGAACGCTCTTGGCGAAGGATATTGGCCGTAGTCTATACCATTTGTAAGTGTTCCGTTTTTGGAGCCAACCTCAGGATCAAGCCCGGTGTATTTTGTAATCGTGAACAGGTTTGTGGATGATAAATAAAACCTCACTTTGCTTACATGACCGTCAGTAGCCGATTTAAGCCAGGCTGTAGGAAAATTGTAGCCAAGCTGAAGGTTTTTTAAACGAAGGTATGAGCCGTTTTCTACCCAGCGCGACGAAGGCCTTACGTTGCCGTTAGGGTCGCCGGAAATAGCCCTCGGGATAGTAGTATTGGTATTGTTGGGTGTCCAGGCCTTAAGCACGTTAACTCCGGAGTTAAATAACCTTGGCATACCTTCAAGAATGATTTTTTCGGCATTAAATATTTTATTGCCGTAAACACCCTGGAAAAACAAAGCAATGTCGAAATTTTTATAATTCGCCGAATAATTTAACGAATAAGTAAACTTAGGGAGATAACTGCCCAGGTTAACCCGGTCATTGGCATCTATTTTGCCGTCGTTATTGATATCCTTAAATTTAATATCGCCTGGCGCTGCATTGGTTTGAGTAGCATG
The genomic region above belongs to Mucilaginibacter sp. KACC 22773 and contains:
- a CDS encoding RagB/SusD family nutrient uptake outer membrane protein, which produces MKHRKIYLLSTIILLTITVIVLSCKKTALNTSDPNNLTTGNYYKTAAQLKAGVNAIYAVMHQNNLVSREWYYLHDTRSDEVFPGGGQLEIPRRQLYENTDDPTNSVMNSVWNGWYTVIFRANVVTDNAPNVTDNVADKNESVGEAKFLRAWAYFDLVSMWGGVPLVTTVPKSPNDYKPRASVSEVYAQIVQDLKDAAAVLPGKSATDKGRATASAANAMLGRVLMQQGDYAGAKAAFLKIPTSGADGYSLTARYLDNFELATEFNSESIFEVVFVDKGDNNYNWGGESATEPQSTVRNQEYCPVAWRNLIPSNKYLNEFENTATGAAKTDPRFSYSVYQSGDTYNNGQSVLTDGDQNGNSSVVNGVTKKISWRKFMIIYQESSATAGFHPAGNNQRIIRYSEILLNLAECNIELGDIPGAVTYLNMVRARQDVAMPPYPTAQFPVTTKSDVIKALMHEKMVELGDEEVRNIDILRWRKKGYFTTEPIANFHANRDELLPIPQAELDNNPLVNGHQNPGY